In Cottoperca gobio chromosome 1, fCotGob3.1, whole genome shotgun sequence, a genomic segment contains:
- the ednraa gene encoding endothelin receptor type Aa, which yields MCSIMGTPAVRVLVLMACMAARGMCQINRAEAEEVSLPDSFVHSTLQSTGFYSTVNPSTGPGLHLGVPGADAQAVGCGNDTVVKRPIRPPMCPVSPSINNYFKYINTIISIIVFVVGLVGNATLLRIIYQHKCMRNGPNALIASLALGDLIYIIIDIPINVYKLLASRWPFDDSDVGLYLCKLFPFLQKASVGITVLNLCALSVDRYRAVASWSRVQGVGIPLLTVIEIGSIWLLSLFLAVPEAIVFDIVSFNYTNQTMRTCMLNPKTDFMTFYVVAKDWWLFGFYFCVPLICTAVFYTLMTCEMLNHRNGSLRIALSEHLKQRREVAKAVFCLVLIFALCWFPLHLSRILKKLAYYQNDKTRCELLSFLLVLDYFSNNLATINSCINPIILYFVSKKFKNCFKSCLCCWCSSDNQLSSIGPMNGTSIQCKSPEPNNIHTERSIRKDSG from the exons ATGTGTTCCATAATGGGCACCCCAGCTGTGCGTGTGTTGGTGCTAATGGCCTGCATGGCAGCCAGAGGAATGTGCCAGATAAACAGAGCAGAAGCAGAGGAGGTCTCTCTCCCAGACTCTTTCGTCCACTCCACCCTGCAGTCTACAGGTTTCTACAGCACCGTCAATCCCAGCACAGGGCCCGGCCTCCACCTGGGGGTCCCGGGGGCTGATGCACAAGCTGTGGGATGTGGAAATGACACTGTTGTAAAGAGGCCAATACGACCTCCAATGTGTCCTGTATCTCCCTCTATTAACaactattttaaatacataaacaccATCATTTCCATTATCGTGTTTGTGGTCGGCCTTGTCGGCAACGCCACCCTGCTGAGGATTATATACCAGCACAAGTGCATGAGGAACGGGCCGAACGCACTCATTGCCAGTCTGGCACTGGGGGATCTTATCTACATAATCATTGATATACCCATCAATGTATACAAG ctcctggCTTCACGCTGGCCTTTTGACGACAGTGATGTTGGCCTGTATCTGTGTAAGCTGTTTCCCTTCCTGCAGAAAGCCTCTGTGGGCATCACAGTCCTCAACCTGTGCGCCCTCAGCGTGGACAG GTACAGGGCCGTGGCATCCTGGAGCAGAGTTCAGGGAGTGGGCATCCCTCTGCTTACAGTCATAGAGATTGGGTCTATATGGTTGCTGTCACTCTTCCTGGCGGTACCAGAGGCAATCGTTTTCGACATTGTTAGCTTCAACTACACAAACCAAACCATGCGCACCTGCATGCTTAACCCCAAGACTGACTTCATGACG TTCTATGTGGTTGCAAAAGACTGGTGGCTGTTTGGCTTCTACTTTTGTGTACCACTGATCTGCACTGCTGTGTTCTACACCCTGATGACCTGCGAGATGCTCAACCACAGGAACGGCAGTCTCCGGATAGCTCTCAGTGAGCACCTCAAACAG aggAGGGAAGTGGCCAAAGCTGTCTTCTGCCTCGTCCTTATCTTTGCCCTCTGCTGGTTCCCACTGCACCTCAGCAGGATCCTTAAGAAGTTGGCTTACTACCAGAATGACAAGACGCGCTGTGAGCTGCTCAG TTTCCTGTTGGTCCTGGATTACTTTAGTAACAACCTCGCAACAATCAACTCCTGCATAAACCCCATTATCCTCTACTTTGTCAGCAAGAAGTTTAAAAACTGCTTCAAG TCGTGCTTGTGCTGCTGGTGTTCCTCTGATAACCAGCTGAGCAGCATCGGACCCATGAATGGCACCAGTATCCAGTGTAAAAGCCCCGAGCCCAACAACATCCACACTGAGCGCAGCATCAGGAAAGACAGCGGCTGA
- the tmem184c gene encoding transmembrane protein 184C — translation MPCSCGNWRRWIRPLVVVLYILLLLVVLPLCIWELQKSGVGIHNKAWFIAGIFVFMTIPISLWGILQHLVHYTQPELQKPIIRILWMVPIYSLDSWIALKYPSIAIYVDTCRECYEAYVIYNFMTFLLNYLENQYPSLVSMLEAQEQQKHLPPLCCCPPWPMGEVLLLRCKLGVLQYTVVRPVTTVIALICQLCGVYDEGNFSSTNAWTYLVIFNNMSQLFAMYCLVLFYRALREELSPIKPVGKFLCVKMVVFVSFWQAVFIALLVKVGIISEARTWDWQSVEAVATGLQDFIICVEMFLAAIAHHFSFTYKPYIQEGEESSCFDSFMAMWDVSDVRADISEQVRNVGRTVMGRPRKSYFGEEQDNGERSGLLSSGSQDAITEAASNPVSPNGQYQGLGRTLTPHSLSAPAGLSSAPWDEGYEAGPEETQEEESTSQTKEPTEADLIVIT, via the exons ATGCCTTGTTCCTGTGGGAACTGGAGAAGATGGATTCGGCCGCTGGTTGTCGTGCTGTATATTTTGTTGCTATTAGTCGTCCTACCCCTTTGCATCTGGGAACTGCAGAAGTCAGGG GTTGGCATTCATAATAAAGCATGGTTCATCGCTGGGATATTTGTCTTCATGACCATACCCATATCATTATGGGGCATCCTCCAGCATCTGGTTCACTACACTCAGCCAGAGCTTCAGAAGCCTATCATCAG GATATTATGGATGGTCCCAATCTACAGCTTGGACAGT TGGATTGCATTAAAGTACCCAAGTATAGCAATTTATgtggacacatgcagagagTGCTATGAGGCCTATGTCATCTACAACTTCATGACCTTCTTGCTGAACTACCTGGAGAACCAGTACCCCAGCCTGGTGTCGATGCTGGAGGCCcaggagcagcagaaacacctgccccctctctgctgctgtccgCCCTGGCCAATGGGAGA GGTTTTACTGTTAAGATGCAAACTGGGAGTGTTGCAGTACACCGTTGTAAGACCCGTCACAACAGTGATTGCCTT GATCTGTCAGCTGTGTGGAGTGTATGATGAAGGCAATTTTAGTTCAACAAATGCATGGACGTACCTGGTCATCTTCAACAATATGTCACAGCTG TTTGCCATGTACTGCCTGGTGCTGTTCTACAGGGCTCTGAGAGAAGAACTCAGTCCAATCAAGCCAGTGGGCAAATTCCTATGTGTCAAAATGGTGGTTTTCGTCTCTTTCTG GCAAGCTGTGTTCATTGCTTTGCTGGTGAAAGTGGGCATTATCTCAGAGGCTCGTACATGGGACTGGCAAAGTGTGGAGGCTGTAGCTACTGGCTTACAG GATTTCATCATCTGTGTGGAGATGTTTCTGGCAGCCATTGCCCATCACTTCAGTTTCACCTACAAGCCTTACATCCAGGAGGGTGAGGAGAGTTCTTGCTTTGACTCTTTCATGGCAATGTGGGACGTCTCTGATGTCAGAGCAGACATTTCTGAACAAGTCCGCAATGTTG GGAGAACGGTTATGGGTCGTCCGAGGAAGTCCTACTTCGGCGAGGAGCAGGATAACGGTGAGCGATCTGGCCTGCTCTCTTCGGGCTCCCAAGATGCAATCACAGAGGCGGCATCCAACCCTGTGTCTCCCAATGGTCAATACCAGGGCCTGGGCAGAACCCTCACGCCGCACTCTCTGTCGGCCCCCGCCGGGCTCAGCTCGGCCCCGTGGGATGAAGGATATGAGGCTGGACCTGAAGAAACCCAGGAAGAGGAAAGCACCAGCCAAACTAAAGAGCCGACAGAAGCAGATCTCATCGTGATCACCTAG